A stretch of the Malus domestica chromosome 08, GDT2T_hap1 genome encodes the following:
- the LOC103426424 gene encoding strigolactone esterase RMS3-like, which yields MVSTTILDALNVRVVGSGDKYVVFAHGSGTDQSAWQRILQYFTPYYRVILYDLVCAGSVNPDYFDFRRYTTLDAYVDDLLNILDALGVNRCAYVGHSVSAMIGILASIRRPELFSKLVLIGASPRFLNDRDYHGGFEQEEIERVFSAMEANYEAWVNGFAPLAVGADVPTAVREFSRTLFNMRPDISLFVSRTVFNSDLRGVLGLVRVPCWIIQTAKDVSVPASVANYLRDHLGGRNTVVILETEGHLPHLSAPGMLARKLRHALAS from the exons ATGGTCAGCACCACCATCCTCGACGCTCTCAACGTCCGCGTCGTTGGCTCCGGCGACAAGTACGTCGTCTTCGCCCACGGCTCTGGCACCGACCAGTCCGCCTGGCAGCGCATTCTCCAGTACTTCACGCCATACTACCGCGTCATTCTCTACGACCTCGTCTGCGCCGGCAGCGTCAACCCGGACTACTTCGACTTCCGCCGCTATACCACCCTCGACGCCTACGTCGACGACCTCCTCAACATTCTCGATGCCCTTGGCGTCAACCGCTGCGCCTATGTTGGCCACTCCGTCTCCGCGATGATCGGCATCCTAGCCTCCATCCGCCGCCCCGAACTCTTCTCCAAGCTCGTACTCATCGGCGCTTCCCCGAG gttTCTAAACGATCGAGATTACCATGGAGGATTCGAGCAGGAGGAGATTGAGAGGGTCTTTTCGGCAATGGAGGCCAATTACGAGGCATGGGTCAACGGCTTCGCCCCGCTGGCCGTTGGGGCCGACGTCCCGACAGCGGTCCGAGAATTCAGCCGCACCCTGTTCAACATGCGACCCGACATCTCGCTTTTCGTCTCTCGGACCGTGTTCAACAGCGATCTGAGGGGGGTTTTGGGGCTGGTCCGAGTGCCGTGCTGGATAATCCAGACGGCGAAGGACGTGTCCGTGCCGGCGTCGGTGGCGAACTACCTGAGGGACCACCTGGGCGGTCGGAACACGGTGGTGATTCTGGAGACGGAAGGGCACTTGCCCCATCTGAGCGCCCCGGGTATGCTGGCTCGGAAGCTTCGCCACGCCCTTGCGTCGTAG
- the LOC139198000 gene encoding secreted RxLR effector protein 161-like — translation MYRKIVGNLLYLTTTRPDLMYAASLLARFMKSPTKKHFGVAKRVLRYVQGTLNYGIEYVKDKKTILVGFCYADWARNDDDSRSTYGYAFSFGSGVFSWASVKQNTVALSTTEAKYVSAAEATAQSIWLRFLVDDFEEMQTDVTPLFCDNMSTISMVKNPIFNQKTRHIREALQKGLIDVKFRRSEEQLANIFTKALPRERFNYLRHKLGVKAVSSLGEAVEN, via the coding sequence ATGTATAGAAAGATTGTAGGTAACTTGTTGTATTTGACAACAACTAGACCAGATTTGATGTATGCTGCTAGTCTACTAGCAAGGTTTATGAAAAGTCCTACAAAGAAGCATTTTGGAGTAGCTAAGAGAGTCTTGAGATATGTGCAGGGTACACTAAATTATGGAATTGAATATGTGAAAGACAAGAAAACAATTCTTGTTGGTTTTTGTTATGCTGATTGGGCAAGAAATGATGATGATAGCAGGAGCACCTATGGATATGCATTTAGCTTTGGAAGTGGTGTGTTTTCATGGGCCTCAGTGAAGCAAAACACAGTTGCTCTATCAACTACTGAAGCTAAGTATGTATCAGCAGCAGAAGCAACTGCTCAATCAATTTGGCTGAGATTTCTTGTTGATGATTTTGAGGAAATGCAAACTGATGTAACacctttattttgtgataacATGTCTACAATTTCTATGGTGAAGAACCCTATCTTCAACCAGAAAACTAGACACATAAGAGAAGCATTACAAAAAGGGTTGATTGATGTGAAGTTTCGCAGAAGTGAGGAACAACTCGCAAATATTTTTACTAAGGCACTGCCTAGAGAAAGATTCAATTACTTAAGGCACAAGCTTGGAGTGAAGGCAGTGAGCAGCTTAGGAGAGGCTGTTGAGAATTAA